The proteins below come from a single Prolixibacter sp. NT017 genomic window:
- the pgmB gene encoding beta-phosphoglucomutase: protein MTQIKACLFDLDGVVVDTAKYHFIAWKELANELGFDFTEADNERLKGVSRVRSLEILLEIGGIELDDERKEQLAAQKNENYVSYIRKMKPDEILPGVEDFLGELKKNGILIALGSASKNAPLILKQIGLTHLFDAIIDGNSVSKAKPDPEVFLKGAEALNVEPTDCVVFEDAQAGIEAARNAGMHVIGIGHPDNLKNADFVMPGFEDMNIDKLKFN, encoded by the coding sequence ATGACACAGATAAAAGCTTGTTTGTTCGACCTCGACGGGGTAGTTGTTGATACAGCCAAATACCATTTCATTGCCTGGAAAGAACTGGCAAACGAACTAGGATTCGATTTTACTGAGGCCGATAATGAGCGGCTGAAAGGAGTGAGCCGGGTACGTTCGCTGGAAATTCTGCTGGAAATTGGCGGTATTGAATTAGATGATGAGCGAAAAGAACAACTCGCAGCTCAAAAAAATGAAAACTATGTCAGCTACATCCGGAAAATGAAACCGGATGAGATACTTCCTGGTGTAGAAGATTTTCTGGGTGAGTTAAAGAAAAACGGAATTTTGATTGCACTCGGATCGGCCAGTAAAAACGCGCCGCTAATCCTTAAACAGATTGGTTTGACACATCTGTTCGATGCCATCATTGACGGTAACAGCGTGTCGAAAGCGAAACCGGACCCGGAAGTATTTCTAAAGGGTGCCGAAGCGCTTAACGTAGAGCCAACCGACTGTGTCGTTTTTGAGGATGCACAGGCAGGAATCGAAGCCGCACGCAATGCCGGTATGCATGTTATTGGTATCGGACATCCCGACAATCTGAAAAATGCGGATTTCGTTATGCCCGGATTTGAAGACATGAACATTGATAAATTGAAATTCAATTAA
- a CDS encoding TIM-barrel domain-containing protein encodes MAGENSFLNPQYSSSVYANGQLQIKTDEGLLTLTPFGPEMVRVALTENGELPPSYAVVAHPDTTGVTVREDKNSVTMNLSSLQISVRKNPLQIAFIRRGTTDTIAVQKATFSKQDTAGFRFRLQPREMIFGGGERAISMNRRGYRLHLNNEAHYGYGWGEENLNFSVPYFVSSNEYGILFDNPSIGYADLGKTNAGTMELGATGGQLVYYFLAGKTFENLHHSLAHLTGTQPMPPRWALGNLQSRFGYQTEKQARDVVDSMQQAGYPLDGIILDLYWFGQGEKDWRMGDLDWFRKNWPTPKKMIADFKKKGVHTILITEPYILQSSKNFPEADSLGILADDQNGKTGIIKNFYFGKAGLIDMFDPVAQDWFWKKYNKQIKIGVSGWWGDLGEPETLPSNLVFINGKANDVKNAFGLVWSKMLHDKYAANYPDVRLFHLNRAGFAGSQRYSSFPWSGDVGHSWAGLKAQVPIMLGMSMCQIPYASSDLGGFSIGKKDEALYRRWLQFGVFNPIFRPHSGTAPPEPIYYSDSTQHIVRNLIKLRYRLMPYNYTLAWQQSVTGEPLASPVFYKSAYPKKYWSNNDLYYWGDAFLVSPVLNAGVKSNDILLPRGTWFDYFSGKEYDGNGWVHFNLNDSTIPVFVKAGSFIPSVPVFYSTAQYSSQKLTVDYYHSPEVKQAEYTMYDDDGHTRNAYKKGEYELLHFTQQSNKNGMTFRFTRDGGHYSGAPENREMKLVVHHAEGIQTVQVDNVQIPLNENAEGTAYSAQMKEKNLVIRFPWKMSDEVTIQLN; translated from the coding sequence ATGGCAGGGGAGAATTCTTTTTTAAATCCTCAATACAGCTCGTCGGTTTACGCTAACGGACAACTACAAATAAAAACGGACGAAGGCCTCCTTACATTAACGCCTTTCGGCCCGGAAATGGTTCGGGTTGCATTGACCGAAAACGGGGAGTTGCCGCCATCGTATGCAGTTGTTGCTCATCCTGACACGACAGGTGTAACGGTCAGGGAAGACAAGAATTCGGTTACCATGAACCTGTCTTCGCTTCAGATTTCGGTCCGGAAAAATCCGCTTCAGATAGCTTTCATCCGCAGAGGAACAACCGATACCATTGCCGTTCAAAAAGCCACTTTTTCGAAACAGGACACGGCTGGTTTTCGCTTCCGTTTACAGCCAAGGGAAATGATTTTCGGTGGCGGAGAGCGGGCCATTTCCATGAATCGACGAGGATATCGCTTACACCTCAACAACGAAGCACACTACGGTTACGGCTGGGGTGAAGAGAATCTGAATTTCTCGGTTCCTTATTTTGTGTCCTCCAACGAATACGGCATTCTGTTCGACAATCCATCCATTGGTTATGCTGACTTAGGTAAGACAAATGCCGGCACCATGGAACTGGGAGCAACAGGTGGACAATTGGTTTATTATTTCCTGGCGGGAAAAACCTTCGAAAACCTTCATCATTCGCTGGCTCATTTAACCGGAACGCAACCGATGCCCCCACGTTGGGCACTCGGCAACCTGCAGTCACGCTTTGGTTACCAAACGGAGAAACAAGCGCGCGATGTTGTTGACAGCATGCAACAAGCTGGTTATCCGCTCGACGGAATCATCCTCGACCTCTATTGGTTTGGGCAGGGCGAAAAAGACTGGCGCATGGGCGACCTTGACTGGTTCAGGAAGAACTGGCCGACACCGAAGAAAATGATCGCCGATTTCAAGAAGAAAGGCGTTCACACCATTTTAATTACCGAGCCGTACATTCTGCAGTCATCGAAAAACTTTCCGGAAGCCGATAGTTTAGGCATCCTGGCCGATGACCAAAATGGCAAAACCGGTATCATTAAGAACTTTTACTTCGGAAAAGCTGGCCTGATTGATATGTTCGACCCGGTAGCACAGGATTGGTTCTGGAAGAAATACAACAAGCAAATCAAGATTGGGGTTTCAGGCTGGTGGGGCGATTTGGGCGAACCCGAAACATTGCCATCCAACCTGGTATTTATTAACGGAAAGGCCAACGATGTAAAGAATGCGTTTGGTCTTGTGTGGAGCAAAATGCTACACGACAAATACGCAGCCAACTATCCGGATGTTCGGTTATTCCATCTCAACCGCGCCGGATTTGCCGGCTCACAGCGTTATTCCAGTTTCCCTTGGTCGGGAGACGTAGGGCACTCATGGGCAGGACTGAAAGCGCAGGTTCCCATCATGCTGGGCATGAGCATGTGCCAGATTCCTTATGCCAGCTCCGATTTGGGTGGTTTCAGCATCGGGAAAAAGGACGAAGCATTGTATCGCCGCTGGCTGCAGTTTGGCGTATTCAACCCCATTTTCCGACCGCACTCGGGAACGGCGCCGCCCGAACCGATTTATTATTCCGATTCGACACAACACATCGTGCGCAACCTCATCAAACTGCGCTACCGGTTGATGCCCTACAATTATACCCTGGCGTGGCAACAGAGCGTAACAGGAGAACCTCTGGCCTCCCCCGTTTTCTATAAATCGGCTTATCCGAAAAAATACTGGTCCAACAACGACCTGTACTATTGGGGTGATGCCTTTCTTGTTTCACCGGTGTTAAATGCAGGAGTAAAATCGAACGACATTTTGTTGCCGCGCGGAACATGGTTCGATTACTTCAGCGGAAAGGAATACGACGGCAATGGCTGGGTTCACTTTAACCTGAACGACTCGACGATTCCCGTATTTGTCAAAGCCGGAAGTTTCATTCCGTCAGTACCGGTATTCTATTCCACCGCCCAGTATTCAAGCCAGAAACTAACGGTTGATTATTACCATTCGCCGGAAGTAAAACAGGCTGAGTACACCATGTACGACGACGACGGTCATACGCGAAATGCCTACAAAAAAGGCGAGTATGAATTGCTGCACTTTACACAACAGTCAAACAAAAATGGCATGACATTTCGCTTCACGCGTGATGGAGGACATTATTCCGGTGCACCGGAAAACCGGGAGATGAAACTGGTTGTTCACCATGCAGAAGGCATACAAACCGTTCAGGTTGACAATGTTCAAATCCCGCTGAACGAAAACGCTGAGGGAACAGCCTATTCTGCCCAAATGAAAGAAAAGAATCTCGTTATTCGCTTCCCGTGGAAGATGAGTGATGAGGTGACCATACAACTGAATTAA
- a CDS encoding family 65 glycosyl hydrolase domain-containing protein, translated as MKNYLINDEWKIVEDKFHPEYNKISESVMSLGNGRMGHRANFEEQYSGETLQGNYVAGIYYPDKTRVGWWKNGYPEYFAKVLNAANWLGIDVRINDSVLDLAQADVKAFRRELNMKEGHLTRTVTAGLSSGEEVSIHSQRLLSIVDSATGAIRYTLKANNFAGEITLRPYVDFDVMNEDANYDEKFWDEVGKEVKGGEGYVTAEVRKTFFHVTSGMKFRVLKNGEEIKVEAATEERNKYIANTFTVNVSEGDEITIEKFGVNLSSEYHPKQGLQAKAKELLNGVYAKGFDQMMKEQADAWAVKWETSDIIIEGDVSAQQGIRFNIFQLNQTYTGEDERLNIGPKGFTGEKYGGSTYWDTEAYCVPFYLATAPQDVSRNLLLYRHKHLQKAIENAEKLGFKNGAALYPMVTMNGEECHNEWEITFEEIHRNGAIAFAIYDYIRYTGDEDYLAPYGFEVLLGISRFWAQRVNWSEAKQQYVMLGVTGPNEYENNVNNNFHTNRMAQWTLRYTLEVIEFLKKNHADTYADLVKKWNLDEKTELSKWADIIEKMYFAFDEERGIFLQQDGFLDKDLTPAAQLPAEERPLNKNWSWDRILRSCYIKQADTLQSIFLYENEFDKETIKRHFDFYEPITVHESSLSPCIHTILASTLGKEEKAYEMYLRTARLDIDDYNSDTDEGCHITSMGGTWMAFVMGFGGMRVRNGRVVLNPFITKSWKSYAFRINFRGAWLQIKASQGKVYIENHSATACPLTIYGKDYTLEGNQNLEVEHQSLTINS; from the coding sequence ATGAAGAATTACCTGATCAATGACGAGTGGAAGATTGTAGAGGACAAATTTCACCCGGAATACAATAAAATATCAGAAAGTGTAATGAGCCTCGGTAACGGCCGGATGGGCCACCGGGCCAATTTCGAAGAGCAATATTCTGGTGAAACCCTCCAGGGTAATTACGTTGCGGGTATTTATTATCCCGACAAAACCCGCGTTGGATGGTGGAAAAACGGTTATCCCGAATATTTTGCCAAAGTATTGAACGCAGCCAACTGGCTGGGAATCGACGTACGCATTAACGACAGTGTGCTCGACTTGGCCCAGGCCGACGTAAAAGCATTCCGGCGCGAGCTCAACATGAAGGAAGGTCACCTCACCCGAACAGTAACCGCCGGTCTTTCTTCCGGTGAAGAGGTTTCCATTCATTCTCAGCGACTGCTCAGTATTGTCGATTCAGCCACCGGAGCCATCCGCTACACGCTGAAGGCAAATAACTTCGCAGGCGAAATTACGCTTCGGCCTTACGTCGACTTCGATGTGATGAACGAAGACGCCAACTACGACGAGAAATTCTGGGATGAGGTAGGCAAAGAAGTAAAGGGCGGAGAGGGATATGTGACTGCCGAAGTTCGCAAGACTTTCTTCCACGTTACTTCAGGAATGAAATTCAGGGTACTGAAGAATGGTGAAGAGATCAAAGTTGAAGCAGCCACCGAAGAGCGGAACAAATACATCGCCAACACATTTACGGTAAACGTATCAGAAGGAGACGAGATTACCATCGAAAAATTCGGTGTCAATCTCTCATCTGAATATCACCCGAAGCAAGGTCTTCAGGCGAAAGCCAAAGAGCTGCTGAACGGTGTTTATGCCAAAGGTTTCGACCAGATGATGAAAGAGCAGGCCGACGCCTGGGCTGTTAAATGGGAAACCAGCGATATCATCATCGAAGGTGACGTGTCGGCACAGCAGGGAATCCGCTTCAATATTTTCCAGCTGAATCAAACATACACTGGTGAAGATGAGCGTCTGAACATTGGACCGAAAGGATTCACCGGCGAAAAATACGGAGGTTCTACTTACTGGGATACCGAAGCGTACTGTGTGCCGTTTTACCTGGCCACCGCACCACAGGATGTATCGCGCAACCTGTTGCTCTACCGTCACAAACATCTGCAGAAAGCCATTGAAAACGCTGAAAAACTCGGATTCAAAAACGGTGCAGCCCTTTACCCGATGGTTACGATGAATGGTGAAGAGTGCCACAACGAATGGGAAATCACCTTCGAAGAAATTCACAGGAACGGCGCCATCGCTTTTGCTATTTACGATTACATCCGGTATACCGGCGACGAGGATTATCTGGCCCCTTACGGATTTGAAGTACTGCTGGGAATCTCCCGTTTCTGGGCGCAGCGCGTAAATTGGTCTGAAGCCAAACAGCAATACGTGATGCTGGGCGTTACCGGTCCGAACGAATACGAAAACAATGTGAACAATAACTTCCACACCAACCGAATGGCTCAATGGACGCTACGTTATACGCTGGAAGTAATTGAATTCCTGAAGAAAAATCACGCAGATACATATGCCGATTTAGTCAAGAAATGGAATCTTGACGAAAAGACAGAACTAAGCAAGTGGGCCGACATCATCGAGAAGATGTACTTCGCATTTGACGAAGAACGCGGAATATTCCTCCAACAGGATGGTTTCCTCGATAAAGATTTGACACCGGCTGCACAGCTTCCCGCAGAGGAACGCCCGCTGAACAAAAACTGGTCGTGGGATCGGATTTTGCGTTCATGCTACATCAAGCAGGCGGACACGTTGCAAAGCATTTTCCTTTATGAAAATGAGTTCGATAAAGAGACCATCAAGCGTCACTTCGATTTCTACGAGCCTATTACGGTTCACGAATCGTCGCTTTCTCCTTGTATCCATACCATTTTGGCTTCTACGTTAGGTAAGGAAGAAAAGGCCTACGAAATGTATTTGCGGACTGCCCGTCTCGATATCGACGATTACAACAGCGATACCGATGAAGGTTGTCACATCACCTCGATGGGCGGAACCTGGATGGCCTTTGTGATGGGCTTTGGCGGAATGCGTGTACGCAATGGCCGCGTAGTGCTCAATCCGTTCATCACGAAATCCTGGAAATCGTATGCATTCCGCATTAACTTCCGGGGTGCATGGCTGCAAATCAAAGCGAGCCAGGGCAAAGTATACATCGAGAATCACTCGGCTACTGCTTGTCCGCTGACCATCTACGGAAAAGATTACACTCTTGAGGGCAACCAAAACCTCGAAGTTGAACACCAAAGCCTAACCATAAATTCTTGA
- a CDS encoding MFS transporter, which translates to MAKKPRLNFWQIWNVSFGFLGVQIGFSLQNANVSRILSNLGADLHSLSFFWLAAPLMGLIVQPIVGAASDRTWNRLGRRGPYIFGGALVATIAMWLMPNASALVAIIPPIIFGAMMFALMDGSFNITMQPFRALVADMVPEGQRTLGYSIQSFLINAGAVVGSVLPYFLTNILHVRNTAPSGEVPPSVIWSFYIGGSILLLSVLWTVFRTKEYPPEVYCEQNDLDYETWSNDKTEKKSLATRLKAFFELFTKMPKTMAQLAIVQFFSWFALYLMWVYTTPAVAQHIYGTPIGDASSAAYQEAGNWVGILFGAYSLFAALFSIVMTKIASVIGRKSTYSLALALGGIGYISMYFLNTPNSLLISMVGIGIAWAAILAMPYSLLSDALPADKMGVYMGIFNFTIAGPQIISGIVGGTIVRDIFGNQAIYMMIICGVSMLLGAATVFFVKVKKHEVITIE; encoded by the coding sequence ATGGCAAAAAAACCACGCCTAAACTTTTGGCAGATCTGGAACGTAAGTTTCGGCTTTCTGGGAGTCCAAATCGGATTTTCTCTGCAAAATGCCAATGTCAGCCGTATTCTTTCAAATCTGGGTGCCGACTTGCATTCGCTTTCATTTTTCTGGCTGGCCGCTCCCTTAATGGGATTAATTGTCCAACCGATTGTTGGCGCTGCAAGCGATCGCACATGGAACCGGCTGGGACGGCGCGGTCCATACATCTTTGGAGGTGCCCTGGTAGCCACCATTGCCATGTGGCTTATGCCAAATGCATCGGCCCTGGTGGCCATCATACCTCCCATTATTTTCGGAGCCATGATGTTTGCATTGATGGACGGTTCCTTTAATATTACCATGCAACCTTTCCGTGCACTGGTTGCCGATATGGTCCCCGAGGGACAACGAACCCTGGGTTATTCTATCCAAAGCTTTCTCATCAATGCCGGAGCAGTTGTCGGTTCCGTATTACCGTATTTCCTGACGAATATTTTACATGTCCGGAATACAGCTCCCAGCGGCGAGGTTCCACCTTCAGTAATCTGGTCCTTTTACATTGGAGGTAGTATTCTTCTGTTATCAGTCCTCTGGACCGTTTTCAGAACGAAAGAGTACCCGCCGGAAGTTTACTGCGAACAGAACGATCTCGATTATGAGACGTGGAGCAACGATAAAACCGAAAAGAAATCGTTGGCGACCAGGCTGAAAGCATTCTTTGAACTGTTTACCAAGATGCCCAAAACGATGGCGCAACTGGCTATCGTACAATTCTTCTCCTGGTTTGCGCTCTACCTGATGTGGGTATATACCACGCCGGCAGTCGCGCAGCACATATACGGAACGCCCATCGGGGATGCTTCCTCTGCTGCTTACCAGGAAGCCGGAAACTGGGTCGGAATTTTATTTGGGGCATACAGCCTCTTCGCCGCACTGTTCTCCATTGTAATGACCAAGATTGCCAGTGTCATCGGAAGAAAATCGACCTATTCACTGGCGTTGGCATTGGGTGGAATAGGCTACATTTCCATGTATTTCCTCAACACTCCCAATTCATTGCTAATATCGATGGTTGGTATTGGTATTGCCTGGGCAGCGATTCTGGCCATGCCCTACTCGCTTCTGTCCGATGCACTTCCGGCAGATAAGATGGGCGTTTACATGGGAATCTTCAACTTCACGATTGCCGGCCCCCAAATCATTTCAGGAATTGTGGGAGGTACTATCGTGCGCGACATTTTTGGCAACCAAGCCATTTATATGATGATCATCTGCGGTGTATCCATGTTGTTGGGTGCAGCCACCGTATTCTTTGTAAAAGTGAAGAAACACGAAGTTATAACCATCGAATAA
- a CDS encoding glycoside hydrolase family 13 protein — protein sequence MSRYRNLLALIALMLLTSLATQAAVKPKLDRVEPPNWWVGMKDPHLQLMVHGQNISDTKVKIDYPGVRVEGVTSVENPNYLFIDLVLADTVKAGSFDILFTQKGKTIQKYTYQLEARKKGSAQRKGFSDSDVIYLIMPDRFANGNPSNDSMDGMLEKADRSDPNGRHGGDIQGVIDHLNYISKQGYTQIWLNPVLENNQPKYSYHGYSTTDFYKVDPRMGTNKEYAELSAEAKAKGIGLIMDMVFNHIGSAHWWMKDMPMKDWLNGYPDFELCNFQKTVAQDPHVSKEDYNQMYDGWFVPSMPDLNQKNPYVANYLIENSIWWIEYAGLSGIRMDTYSFPDMHMMARWTCRILKEYPNFNIVGEEWDTSPAIVSYWQRGKKNPNGYKSCLPSLMDFPIQDALTKSLTGNSWMPLYGTLAMDFLYPDPDNLVVFADNHDTERFFSSIGEKPGKFKLGMAYILTTRGIPQIYYGTEILSTGGANGEGDGFKRKDFPGGWAGDKVNAFTGEGLTAQQKTAQEFVKKLLNWRKSNDIVEHGKLMHFIPHDNIYVYFRYNDKGTVMVILNKNTEGKSLSTARFAEIMKGFTSGHDVISGDNITDLSTITVPAMSPMIIELKK from the coding sequence ATGTCAAGGTATAGAAATTTATTAGCGTTAATCGCCCTGATGTTGCTGACGTCGTTAGCAACGCAGGCGGCAGTCAAACCCAAACTCGACCGGGTTGAACCACCGAACTGGTGGGTCGGAATGAAAGATCCGCACCTGCAATTAATGGTGCACGGACAAAACATCTCGGATACGAAAGTAAAAATCGATTATCCGGGTGTCCGGGTAGAAGGGGTCACTTCCGTGGAAAATCCCAACTACCTTTTCATCGACCTGGTGCTGGCCGATACCGTGAAAGCAGGCTCGTTTGACATCCTCTTCACGCAGAAAGGAAAGACGATTCAGAAGTACACCTATCAACTGGAAGCCCGAAAAAAGGGTTCCGCACAGCGAAAAGGTTTTTCTGACAGCGACGTAATCTACCTGATTATGCCCGACCGTTTTGCCAATGGTAATCCGTCGAATGACTCGATGGATGGAATGCTGGAAAAGGCAGACCGGAGCGATCCGAATGGCCGTCACGGAGGCGACATCCAGGGGGTAATCGATCACCTTAATTACATTTCCAAACAGGGATACACGCAAATCTGGTTAAACCCCGTACTGGAAAATAATCAGCCCAAATATTCCTACCATGGTTACTCAACCACCGATTTTTACAAGGTCGACCCGCGCATGGGAACCAATAAGGAATATGCAGAGCTTTCGGCGGAAGCAAAAGCTAAAGGGATTGGTCTTATCATGGATATGGTGTTCAACCACATTGGTTCGGCCCACTGGTGGATGAAAGATATGCCGATGAAAGACTGGCTCAACGGTTATCCGGATTTTGAACTGTGCAACTTCCAGAAAACCGTGGCTCAGGACCCGCACGTATCGAAGGAAGATTACAACCAGATGTACGACGGCTGGTTCGTACCTTCGATGCCCGATTTGAATCAGAAAAACCCTTATGTGGCCAATTACCTGATTGAAAATTCCATCTGGTGGATTGAATATGCCGGACTAAGCGGCATCCGCATGGATACCTATTCTTTTCCCGATATGCACATGATGGCACGATGGACTTGCCGCATCCTGAAAGAATATCCAAATTTCAATATCGTCGGAGAAGAATGGGACACTTCACCCGCTATCGTTTCCTACTGGCAGCGGGGCAAGAAAAATCCGAACGGTTACAAATCATGCCTTCCCAGCCTGATGGATTTCCCCATCCAGGATGCACTCACCAAGTCGCTTACCGGCAACAGCTGGATGCCGCTTTACGGGACACTGGCCATGGACTTTTTGTACCCGGACCCGGATAACCTCGTGGTTTTTGCCGACAACCACGACACCGAACGTTTCTTCTCGAGCATCGGTGAAAAGCCCGGCAAGTTTAAATTGGGAATGGCTTACATTTTAACCACCCGCGGCATTCCGCAGATTTACTACGGAACAGAAATCCTGAGTACCGGTGGTGCCAACGGTGAAGGTGACGGCTTCAAACGGAAAGATTTCCCGGGCGGATGGGCCGGCGATAAAGTAAATGCCTTTACTGGCGAAGGATTGACCGCACAACAAAAGACCGCACAGGAGTTTGTCAAAAAATTACTCAACTGGCGGAAATCGAATGATATTGTGGAACATGGCAAGCTAATGCACTTCATTCCGCATGACAACATTTATGTCTATTTCCGTTACAACGACAAAGGCACTGTAATGGTCATTCTGAACAAGAATACCGAAGGCAAATCATTGTCGACAGCTCGTTTTGCTGAAATCATGAAAGGATTTACCAGTGGACACGACGTGATTAGTGGTGATAACATTACCGACTTGTCGACCATTACGGTTCCGGCCATGTCGCCTATGATAATTGAACTAAAGAAGTAA
- a CDS encoding alpha-amylase family glycosyl hydrolase, with the protein MLRLRNLLVLALMAGMFFTACNGTSKKKAEKKANEKEVAGPGKAEAIFPDWSRDATIYEVNIRQYTKEGTFAAFEKSLPRLKKLGVDILWIMPIYPISEKNRKGTLGSYYAIADYKGVNPEFGNLADFKQLVDKAHEMGFHVLLDWVANHTGWDNKWITEHPDWYTQDSLGHIISPVPDWTDVADLNYNNPNMRAAMIDAMKYWVKEANIDGYRCDVAGSVPVDFWNQARAELDAIKPVYMLAEDADNMNLLKKAFNANYGWPFLHIMNEIYKGKKTSADIVNYFEKTYAAYPQGSYPMMFTTNHDENSWNGTAYERLGDAVKTFSALTFVVPGIPLIYSGQEAGLNKRLSFFEKDQIDWSDLSMSNFFHKLVQLKKDNNALWNGNSGGDFENLQNSAMPKVLTFSRKNNGNEVVSVFNLSPEAVSFEITGSIPEGTFKEAFTGQERTLNGIFKLKPWGYQIFVK; encoded by the coding sequence ATGCTTAGATTAAGAAACTTATTGGTATTGGCCCTGATGGCTGGCATGTTTTTTACGGCTTGCAACGGCACGTCGAAAAAGAAGGCCGAGAAAAAAGCTAATGAAAAAGAGGTTGCCGGTCCGGGCAAGGCAGAAGCCATCTTTCCAGATTGGTCCCGCGACGCGACCATTTACGAAGTGAATATTCGTCAGTACACCAAAGAGGGAACCTTCGCCGCCTTTGAAAAAAGTCTTCCCCGTCTGAAAAAACTGGGCGTAGACATTCTCTGGATTATGCCGATTTACCCGATTAGCGAAAAGAACCGAAAAGGTACGCTGGGGTCGTATTATGCTATCGCAGATTACAAGGGAGTTAATCCTGAATTCGGTAACCTGGCAGATTTCAAGCAACTGGTAGACAAAGCGCATGAAATGGGCTTTCACGTGTTACTCGACTGGGTGGCTAATCACACCGGATGGGACAACAAATGGATTACCGAACATCCGGACTGGTACACGCAGGATTCGCTGGGTCACATCATTTCTCCGGTTCCCGACTGGACCGATGTTGCTGATTTAAACTACAACAATCCCAACATGCGCGCGGCCATGATCGACGCTATGAAATACTGGGTAAAAGAAGCCAACATCGATGGTTACCGCTGCGACGTTGCCGGTAGCGTTCCGGTCGATTTCTGGAACCAGGCGCGCGCCGAACTGGATGCCATCAAACCGGTGTACATGCTGGCGGAAGATGCTGACAACATGAACCTATTGAAAAAGGCATTCAATGCCAATTATGGCTGGCCCTTCCTTCACATCATGAATGAGATTTACAAAGGGAAAAAAACCTCGGCTGATATCGTCAACTACTTCGAGAAAACATACGCTGCTTACCCGCAAGGTTCGTACCCGATGATGTTTACCACCAACCACGATGAAAACTCTTGGAACGGTACTGCATACGAGCGTCTGGGCGATGCAGTGAAAACATTCTCGGCACTCACTTTTGTTGTTCCGGGAATACCGTTGATTTACAGTGGCCAGGAAGCCGGTTTGAACAAGCGCCTCTCATTCTTCGAGAAAGACCAAATCGATTGGAGCGATCTGTCGATGAGTAATTTCTTCCATAAGCTGGTTCAGCTGAAGAAAGACAACAATGCGCTGTGGAACGGAAACTCGGGCGGTGACTTTGAGAACCTGCAGAACTCAGCAATGCCGAAAGTATTAACCTTCTCACGTAAGAACAACGGCAACGAGGTAGTATCGGTATTCAACCTATCACCGGAAGCGGTGTCATTCGAAATTACCGGCTCCATTCCGGAAGGAACTTTCAAGGAAGCCTTCACCGGACAGGAACGTACGCTCAACGGCATCTTTAAACTAAAACCGTGGGGCTACCAGATATTTGTAAAATAG